The following coding sequences lie in one Arabidopsis thaliana chromosome 3, partial sequence genomic window:
- a CDS encoding proline-rich receptor-like kinase (LOCATED IN: chloroplast; EXPRESSED IN: root, pedicel, carpel, stamen; EXPRESSED DURING: 4 anthesis, petal differentiation and expansion stage; CONTAINS InterPro DOMAIN/s: Late embryogenesis abundant protein, group 2 (InterPro:IPR004864); BEST Arabidopsis thaliana protein match is: unknown protein (TAIR:AT1G13050.1); Has 3534 Blast hits to 2704 proteins in 342 species: Archae - 6; Bacteria - 192; Metazoa - 1076; Fungi - 505; Plants - 1162; Viruses - 224; Other Eukaryotes - 369 (source: NCBI BLink).) has translation MSHHHHHETNPHFARIPSQNPHLKSGGASTSQTSSNQPHIPPIPHPKKSHHKTTQPHPVAPPGILIKTRGRHRENPIQEPKHSVIPVPLSPEERLPPRKTQNSSKRPLLLSPEDNQQQRPPPPQAPQRNGGGYGSTLPPIPKPSPWRTAPTPSPHHRRGPRLPPPSRETNAMTWSAAFCCAIFWVILILGGLIILIVYLVYRPRSPYVDISAANLNAAYLDMGFLLNGDLTILANVTNPSKKSSVEFSYVTFELYYYNTLIATQYIEPFKVPKKTSMFANVHLVSSQVQLQATQSRELQRQIETGPVLLNLRGMFHARSHIGPLFRYSYKLHTHCSVSLNGPPLGAMRARRCNTKR, from the coding sequence atgtctcatcatcatcaccatgaAACTAACCCTCATTTTGCGCGAATTCCATCGCAGAATCCACATCTCAAAAGCGGTGGTGCTTCTACCTCACAAACATCTTCGAACCAACCACACATCCCGCCCATTCCGCACCCAAAAAAATCGCACCACAAAACCACGCAACCTCACCCAGTAGCTCCACCAGGAATCCTAATCAAGACTCGTGGTCGCCACCGTGAAAATCCAATCCAAGAACCGAAACATTCTGTAATACCTGTACCATTAAGCCCAGAGGAGAGACTTCCACCacgaaaaactcaaaactcatcGAAAAGACCATTGCTATTAAGCCCTGAAGATAATCAACAACAACGACCTCCACCACCACAAGCACCACAACGCAACGGAGGGGGTTATGGATCAACATTACCTCCAATACCCAAACCAAGTCCATGGAGAACCGCTCCAACACCATCCCCGCATCACCGCCGTGGCCCACGGTTACCACCACCCTCAAGAGAGACAAACGCAATGACATGGTCAGCTGCATTTTGCTGTGCAATATTCTGGGTCATTCTTATTCTCGGCGGTCTTATCATCCTAATCGTTTACCTCGTCTACCGTCCTCGCTCACCTTACGTCGACATCTCAGCTGCTAACCTAAACGCTGCTTATCTCGACATGGGTTTTCTTCTAAACGGTGATCTAACCATTTTAGCAAACGTCACAAACCCAAGCAAGAAAAGTAGTGTGGAGTTTAGCTATGTGACATTCGAGCTTTACTATTACAACACACTCATAGCAACTCAATACATTGAACCTTTCAAGGTTCCTAAGAAAACGTCAATGTTTGCGAATGTTCATCTTGTGAGCAGTCAGGTCCAGCTTCAGGCAACGCAGAGCCGGGAGCTGCAGCGTCAGATTGAAACAGGTCCGGTTTTGTTGAACCTGAGAGGAATGTTTCATGCACGTTCGCATATAGGACCATTGTTTAGGTACTCTTATAAGTTGCATACTCATTGCAGCGTTTCATTGAATGGTCCTCCTTTAGGAGCTATGCGAGCTAGAAGATGCAATACCAAACGCTAG
- a CDS encoding proline-rich receptor-like kinase, protein MTVTNPHLKSGGASTSQTSSNQPHIPPIPHPKKSHHKTTQPHPVAPPGILIKTRGRHRENPIQEPKHSVIPVPLSPEERLPPRKTQNSSKRPLLLSPEDNQQQRPPPPQAPQRNGGGYGSTLPPIPKPSPWRTAPTPSPHHRRGPRLPPPSRETNAMTWSAAFCCAIFWVILILGGLIILIVYLVYRPRSPYVDISAANLNAAYLDMGFLLNGDLTILANVTNPSKKSSVEFSYVTFELYYYNTLIATQYIEPFKVPKKTSMFANVHLVSSQVQLQATQSRELQRQIETGPVLLNLRGMFHARSHIGPLFRYSYKLHTHCSVSLNGPPLGAMRARRCNTKR, encoded by the exons ATGACTGTTACT AATCCACATCTCAAAAGCGGTGGTGCTTCTACCTCACAAACATCTTCGAACCAACCACACATCCCGCCCATTCCGCACCCAAAAAAATCGCACCACAAAACCACGCAACCTCACCCAGTAGCTCCACCAGGAATCCTAATCAAGACTCGTGGTCGCCACCGTGAAAATCCAATCCAAGAACCGAAACATTCTGTAATACCTGTACCATTAAGCCCAGAGGAGAGACTTCCACCacgaaaaactcaaaactcatcGAAAAGACCATTGCTATTAAGCCCTGAAGATAATCAACAACAACGACCTCCACCACCACAAGCACCACAACGCAACGGAGGGGGTTATGGATCAACATTACCTCCAATACCCAAACCAAGTCCATGGAGAACCGCTCCAACACCATCCCCGCATCACCGCCGTGGCCCACGGTTACCACCACCCTCAAGAGAGACAAACGCAATGACATGGTCAGCTGCATTTTGCTGTGCAATATTCTGGGTCATTCTTATTCTCGGCGGTCTTATCATCCTAATCGTTTACCTCGTCTACCGTCCTCGCTCACCTTACGTCGACATCTCAGCTGCTAACCTAAACGCTGCTTATCTCGACATGGGTTTTCTTCTAAACGGTGATCTAACCATTTTAGCAAACGTCACAAACCCAAGCAAGAAAAGTAGTGTGGAGTTTAGCTATGTGACATTCGAGCTTTACTATTACAACACACTCATAGCAACTCAATACATTGAACCTTTCAAGGTTCCTAAGAAAACGTCAATGTTTGCGAATGTTCATCTTGTGAGCAGTCAGGTCCAGCTTCAGGCAACGCAGAGCCGGGAGCTGCAGCGTCAGATTGAAACAGGTCCGGTTTTGTTGAACCTGAGAGGAATGTTTCATGCACGTTCGCATATAGGACCATTGTTTAGGTACTCTTATAAGTTGCATACTCATTGCAGCGTTTCATTGAATGGTCCTCCTTTAGGAGCTATGCGAGCTAGAAGATGCAATACCAAACGCTAG